In one Candidatus Absconditicoccus praedator genomic region, the following are encoded:
- a CDS encoding F0F1 ATP synthase subunit A translates to MYLPDITPEYIEVFGFPVSQTLITSLVATVFFVLFVVLYNLLKSKNPKNKFVVGVDMFVELVLDFFENIGGTLHPIAKNYVIFVFFYLLWVNLFGVLGDVFAIVIPAVHEWFRPVATDIYFNAILAVLGVVGSLIYGFKMNGFHYIEKFVPYKGMGLVDKVDSVGKFFVKIADIAIGLFVGVLEMISEVAKILSLTLRLFGNIFAGVILLTLSITALPVLFPVLVIVFEIAVSFIQAFVFALLVCIYFKMAESVH, encoded by the coding sequence ATGTATTTACCTGATATAACACCTGAATATATTGAAGTATTTTGATTTCCAGTGTCTCAAACTTTGATAACATCGTTGGTTGCTACGGTGTTTTTTGTTTTGTTTGTTGTGTTATATAATTTGTTGAAATCTAAAAATCCAAAAAACAAGTTTGTTGTGTGAGTAGATATGTTTGTTGAGCTTGTGTTGGATTTTTTTGAAAATATAGGTGGTACATTACATCCAATCGCTAAAAATTATGTTATTTTTGTGTTTTTTTATTTGTTGTGGGTTAATTTATTTTGAGTATTATGAGATGTTTTTGCAATAGTAATACCAGCTGTGCATGAATGGTTTAGGCCGGTTGCTACAGATATTTATTTTAATGCTATACTTGCTGTTTTGTGAGTTGTTGGATCTTTGATTTATTGATTCAAGATGAATGGTTTTCATTATATAGAAAAGTTTGTTCCATATAAATGAATGGGACTTGTGGATAAGGTTGATTCTGTCTGAAAGTTTTTTGTTAAAATTGCAGATATTGCAATAGGGCTTTTTGTTTGAGTGTTAGAAATGATATCAGAAGTAGCAAAAATATTGTCTTTGACTCTTAGGTTGTTTTGAAATATATTCGCATGAGTGATATTGTTGACTTTGTCAATCACAGCATTGCCAGTGTTGTTTCCTGTTTTGGTGATAGTGTTTGAAATTGCTGTGTCTTTTATACAGGCATTTGTTTTTGCATTGCTTGTGTGTATATATTTCAAAATGGCTGAGTCGGTTCATTAA
- a CDS encoding ATP F0F1 synthase subunit C (produces ATP from ADP in the presence of a proton gradient across the membrane; subunit C is part of the membrane proton channel F0) encodes MELSVLGPGIAILGVIGAGIGIGLIGKSWLEALSRNPEASGKYLTAAILSIAFAEATAIFALVVAFLLM; translated from the coding sequence ATGGAATTGAGTGTACTTTGACCTGGAATAGCTATATTGTGAGTAATTTGAGCTGGTATAGGTATTGGTTTGATTGGTAAATCTTGGTTGGAAGCTTTATCAAGAAATCCTGAAGCTTCAGGGAAATATCTTACTGCAGCAATTTTATCTATTGCATTTGCAGAAGCTACAGCAATATTTGCTTTGGTGGTAGCATTCCTTTTGATGTAA
- a CDS encoding ATP synthase F0 subunit B — protein MQFENETIQIVVNVLIQAVNLLIIFFIFKYFFAGKIIQSMEERKQLLEKIKNAKEEYDKKIKEAKEESEKIIDEAKEHKNKILQEAEDLAKQEKQKIISNAERKAEDIIENAKMKSDSIQKELEDSWEESVKETVRVVVGKLIEEDVQLQDKYISNILEQAKK, from the coding sequence ATGCAGTTTGAAAATGAAACTATTCAAATAGTTGTAAATGTGCTTATCCAAGCTGTTAACTTGTTGATTATTTTTTTCATATTTAAATACTTCTTTGCTTGAAAAATAATTCAATCTATGGAAGAGAGAAAACAGCTTTTGGAAAAAATTAAAAATGCTAAAGAAGAGTATGATAAAAAAATAAAAGAAGCCAAAGAAGAAAGTGAAAAAATAATTGATGAGGCTAAAGAACATAAAAATAAAATTCTTCAAGAAGCAGAAGATCTTGCCAAGCAAGAAAAGCAAAAAATAATATCAAATGCAGAAAGAAAAGCAGAAGATATTATTGAAAATGCTAAAATGAAATCTGATAGTATACAAAAAGAGCTTGAAGATTCTTGGGAGGAGTCTGTGAAAGAAACAGTAAGAGTGGTTGTTTGAAAACTTATTGAAGAAGATGTTCAGCTGCAGGATAAATATATTTCAAATATATTAGAGCAAGCAAAAAAATAA
- the atpA gene encoding F0F1 ATP synthase subunit alpha, producing MSVAKDLIKQIEEKVKNTSLDETFSKKGEILEVKDGVATVVGLDDAMFSEIVEFEDGTKGLVLDLTQNYVGVLVLGDYSNITQGQVVKSSGEVLSVGVSDDFLGRVVDGLGNPIDGGEKIKEEKKYPLEKVAPGVMARQGVDTPLQTGIKPIDSMVPIGRGQRELIIGDRQTGKTTIGIDTIINQKGNDVYCIYVAIGQKESKIRRIVETLKESGAMDYTVVVNVPAYSPAVMQYIAPYVGCSIGEYFMDKGKDALVVYDDLTKHANAYREISLLLRRPPGREAYPGDVFYLHSRLLERAARLNQENGGGSLTALPIIETQAGDVSAYVPTNVISITDGQIFLETDLFAAGIKPAINVGLSVSRVGGSAQTKIIKKVSGKLRLELATFRELEAFAQFASDLDESTQQKIQRGQRLVEMLKQGPNSPLSFDKQAIVIYAGTNGYFDSLEIEKISEFEKLIYEKLDSSYKFLSDSIIEEKNLSEEIENQIKSLLDEVAEEIK from the coding sequence ATGTCAGTTGCAAAAGATTTGATAAAACAAATAGAAGAAAAGGTAAAAAATACATCTTTAGATGAAACCTTTTCTAAAAAATGAGAAATTCTTGAAGTGAAAGATGGTGTGGCTACAGTAGTAGGTTTGGATGATGCAATGTTTTCTGAAATAGTAGAGTTTGAAGATGGTACTAAATGATTGGTTTTGGATTTGACTCAAAACTATGTGGGTGTGTTGGTTTTGTGAGATTATAGTAATATCACTCAATGACAAGTAGTAAAATCTTCTTGAGAAGTTTTAAGTGTATGAGTTTCAGATGATTTTTTGGGTAGAGTAGTGGATGGTTTGTGAAATCCTATAGATTGATGAGAAAAAATAAAAGAAGAAAAGAAGTATCCACTAGAAAAAGTGGCTCCTTGAGTAATGGCAAGACAATGAGTTGATACTCCATTACAAACTGGTATTAAGCCAATAGATAGTATGGTACCAATATGAAGATGACAAAGAGAGCTTATAATTTGAGATAGACAAACAGGTAAAACTACAATATGAATTGATACAATAATCAATCAAAAATGAAATGATGTATATTGTATATATGTTGCTATATGACAAAAGGAATCTAAGATAAGAAGGATAGTAGAAACACTTAAAGAATCAGGAGCAATGGATTATACTGTTGTTGTAAATGTACCAGCATATTCTCCTGCTGTTATGCAGTATATTGCTCCATATGTATGATGTAGTATTTGAGAGTATTTCATGGATAAATGAAAAGATGCATTGGTGGTATATGATGATCTAACTAAACATGCAAATGCTTATAGAGAAATATCATTATTGCTAAGAAGACCTCCTGGAAGAGAAGCTTACCCTTGAGATGTGTTCTATCTTCACTCAAGATTGCTGGAAAGAGCAGCTAGACTAAATCAAGAAAATTGAGGTTGATCTTTGACTGCATTACCTATTATTGAAACACAAGCTTGAGATGTTTCTGCTTATGTTCCAACAAATGTAATATCAATAACTGACTGACAAATATTTTTGGAAACTGATCTTTTTGCAGCTGGTATAAAACCTGCTATTAATGTATGATTGTCTGTATCTAGAGTTTGATGATCTGCTCAAACTAAAATTATCAAAAAAGTATCTTGAAAACTTAGACTTGAGCTAGCAACGTTTAGGGAATTAGAAGCATTTGCTCAGTTCGCTTCTGATCTTGATGAATCTACTCAACAAAAAATTCAAAGAGGTCAAAGATTAGTTGAAATGCTAAAACAATGACCAAATTCTCCTCTCTCTTTTGATAAGCAAGCTATAGTTATATATGCAGGTACTAACTGATATTTTGATTCTTTAGAAATAGAAAAAATATCAGAGTTTGAAAAACTAATATATGAAAAGCTTGATAGTAGCTATAAATTTTTATCGGATAGTATAATCGAAGAAAAAAACTTATCTGAAGAAATAGAAAATCAGATTAAAAGTTTATTGGATGAAGTTGCAGAAGAAATAAAATAA
- a CDS encoding integrase core domain-containing protein: MNIHKNTRLTPLQRKEVWEYYKRGMKPKDLHIKFNVSLPTIYKIIKRARTQEFLPRNSINNRFRNIRRGLLRLAKIESKIIEKKNKEARRYNKNYPGEMMHFDTKKLPLIRGAANKKSEYLFVGIDDYSRELYVAIMQDKTQVSSSMFLRQVIDECPYTIECVYSDNGVEYKGNDKHEFVKECVKSGIKQKFTKVRTPRTNGKAERVIRTLIDMWHSKEVFKSSEHRKMSLKRFVNRYNTVKPHKGLDNKTPYEVIEKFYYG, translated from the coding sequence ATGAATATACATAAAAATACAAGACTAACACCACTCCAGAGAAAAGAGGTCTGGGAATACTATAAAAGATGAATGAAGCCTAAGGATTTACATATTAAGTTCAATGTATCATTGCCTACCATATACAAGATAATAAAGAGAGCAAGAACTCAAGAGTTTTTACCAAGAAATTCTATCAATAATAGATTTAGAAACATTAGGCGATGATTACTTAGATTAGCTAAAATAGAATCTAAGATAATAGAAAAGAAAAACAAAGAAGCTAGAAGATACAATAAAAACTACCCTTGAGAAATGATGCATTTTGACACAAAAAAACTACCTCTTATAAGATGAGCAGCAAACAAAAAGTCTGAATACTTATTTGTATGAATAGACGACTATTCTAGAGAACTTTATGTAGCTATAATGCAAGATAAGACACAAGTATCTTCGTCTATGTTTCTTAGACAGGTAATAGATGAATGTCCTTACACTATTGAGTGTGTGTACTCAGATAATTGAGTTGAGTACAAATGAAATGATAAACATGAATTTGTTAAAGAGTGTGTAAAAAGCTGAATAAAGCAAAAATTTACAAAAGTTAGAACACCAAGAACAAATTGAAAAGCAGAGAGGGTTATAAGAACATTAATCGATATGTGGCACAGTAAGGAAGTTTTTAAGTCATCAGAACATAGAAAAATGTCTTTAAAAAGATTTGTAAATCGATATAACACTGTAAAGCCACATAAATGACTAGATAATAAAACTCCTTATGAAGTTATTGAAAAGTTCTATTACTGATAA
- a CDS encoding DKNYY domain-containing protein, producing the protein MKKSLFPNLKTSTKLLIGIGIFLYLIIVYRIVYVPKDFGRHYSKNFLYVYYEGNMIDGADPISFEVFRENLRYAKDKNNVYYRGEIQEKKDQKTFELLGCSRTKCYGKDTENVYFNNKLLEGFNSNDVFYIGDLYLGYEDNVYYKGELVEGADLNTFRYTLDGYRKDDYNKYYKGEKIR; encoded by the coding sequence ATGAAAAAAAGTTTATTTCCAAACTTAAAAACTTCTACTAAATTACTTATAGGTATAGGTATTTTTCTTTATCTTATAATAGTATATCGAATAGTTTATGTTCCTAAAGACTTCTGAAGACATTATTCAAAAAATTTTCTATATGTGTATTATGAATGAAATATGATAGATTGAGCAGATCCAATAAGTTTTGAAGTTTTTAGAGAAAATTTAAGATATGCTAAAGATAAAAATAATGTCTATTATAGGTGAGAAATTCAAGAAAAAAAAGATCAAAAAACTTTTGAACTTTTGGGATGTTCAAGAACTAAATGTTATGGAAAAGATACTGAAAATGTATATTTCAATAATAAGCTTTTAGAATGATTTAATTCTAATGATGTTTTCTATATAGGTGATTTGTATTTATGATATGAAGATAATGTATATTACAAATGAGAACTTGTAGAGGGAGCTGACCTTAATACTTTCAGGTATACCTTAGATTGATACCGAAAAGATGATTATAATAAATATTATAAATGAGAAAAAATTAGGTAA